The genomic region TTATTTCATCTGAATTTTCATTAGACTTTATATCTTTATTTATTTTTTTAAAGACAAAACAAATTGTTTGAATTTATCTTCAGAGAGATTATACTTTGTTATTAAGTTTTTAATTTCATTATAAGTAAAAAAAATCCTATCCTTTTCCTTATTTATAGCATTAAGTGATGGGATATATAACTCTTTTGCATTAGGCATACCTTCTTCATTACGTCTTAATTCTGAACGATCTGCAATTATTTGAGATATTTCTAACAAAAAATATACTGTAGAGAGCTCTTTTTTTCCTATACTATTTCTATCTGCTATACTTAATAATCTTGTGAGATTATGTTGAAAAAAAGCTCTTATTTCAGGAAAAACAGTATAGGAACCGTATGGAGTACCAACTTGCCCTGTAAACATAATTTCCTGTGGGTCTTCACCAAGGAATCCATTCTTCAATATATTAAAAAATGAACTATAGTTCTGTTTTTTCTTATTTAATTGTAATAAAGTAATTCTTAAACACTCTTTCAATCTATAAATATAAAAAGAGTTTTGAGGCAACGTTTGCAAATATGCAATTAATTGTAAAAGATCCTCTCCCTTAAAATATTTTAATATAGCCATAACTTATTAATATTTTTATACAAAATAGTAATGTCTCTAATTTTGTATTTTATAATTTATTATAAAAATAAATAGATTACCATCTATTGGGAATTTTATACGCCGCAAATGTACACCCATATTTTAATCTGTGCAAATTTTTTACGTTGAAAAATTACACAACACGTCTCTTTTTTAAGTAAAAAACAGTTTTTCAACCTGTTGTAATCTTCTCCCTAAAAGTAATAAAAACTATATTCCTTGCGCGTTATAAATATACTGCATTTATTACTTTATGTAGTTTATTTTTCCAATAAAACTACTTTTTAAAGAGACGACACATCCGAAAAAGCTACTTTCTTCCTATACTCATCCTGTACTCTTCCTATACTCATCCTATACTGTTCCTATACAAAAGAAAAATTTTCTGTGTGGGGTTTTGCTGCTTATCTCGGAAAATATACTTACTTTTGCCGCTCAAATTACTCATATAAATCATAAAATGAATATTGATACCTATATAAAATGTAATACCCTTAGCGGTCGCTACATTACCCAAGAGATGCTCACCCCCGTACTTGAGGGCTATCCCTTTGATGAGGTGCTGCCACTGGGGCAGTCGGTAGCGGGGCGCCCTATCAGTCTGTACCGAAAGGGTCGAGGGCAGACGAAGTTGCTGCTCTGGTCGCAGATGCACGGCAACGAATCGACCACCACTAAGGCTTTGTTCGATGTGCTGATGATGCTCGAAGGCAGCCCCTTGCTCGATCGCTTGAGCCTCTACTGCATACCCATTTTAAACCCTGATGGAGCAATGGCTTATACACGGGTGAACGCCGCGGGGGTAGACCTCAACCGCGATGCCCTTGCCCTGACCCAGCCAGAGAGTCGTGCGCTGCGCCTTGCCTACGACAGCGTGCAACCCCATTGGTGCTTTAACCTACACGACCAGCGTACCATATTCAGCGCAGGCACAGGCAAGCACCCAGCTACCGTGTCCTTTTTGGCACCGTCGTACAATGAGGCGCGTGCGTTAAACCCTGTGCGTCAGTCGGCTATGGAGGTCATCACAGCGATGTGGCGCAAACTCTCGCAGCACATCCCACAGCAGGTCGGGCGTTTTGACGATAGCTTTAACCTCAACTGCACAGGCGATAGGTACACCGCTCTCGGAACCCCTACCATCCTTTTTGAGGCGGGACACTATCCTGAGGATTACCCTCGTGAGCAAACGCGCCAATACGTTGCTATGGCGATGATGGAGGCACTGCAATACATCACAACGAATAAGGTTACAGGGGCACATTACGAGGATTATTTTTCAATTCCGGAGAATGCCAAGTGCTTTTTCGACGTCATTTTGCGAGGGGATGAGGGCTATAATGTAGGCATTATGTACCGCGAAGAGCTCAAAGAGGCTAAAATAACCTTTGTGCCCTACATCGCCGAGGTAGGAGTCCTCCAAGGGAAGTACGGGCATAAGGAACTACCTTTAAATGAATTACTTATGCACGTTCCTAAGGATAAAAAAGCCCTTGAGGACGCCATTAATTGGTCGGCGCTTTATATCAAATAGATTAAAAAAATAGCATTATTCTGAAAAATTATGTAAATTTGTTTGCAATATATTAAAAAAAGGCGTTGCTTTGCACTTTCAAACAAATTAAAAGGTATTTACAATGGGAAGATTTAAATTGGATGAAATAGACCATCAGATTTTGGATATGCTTATTGACAATACGCGTACTCCTTTCACTGATATAGCTAAGAAGTTAGACATCTCGGCAGGTACGGTACACGTGCGTGTGCGCAAGATGGAGGAAACAGGCATTATCAAAGGCTCAACCCTCACTGTTGATTACGACAAGCTGGGGTACACCTTTATTGCCTATGTGGGTCTCTTTTTGGAGAAGAACCACCAAGCGCAGTTTGTGCTACAACGTTTGGAGGAAATCCCTTACGTAACAGTAGCACACGTCACCACAGGGCGTTATAATCTCTTTTGCAAGATCCGTGCTAAAGATACACAGCACGCCAAGGAAATCATCTATATGATCAGTGAGATACAAGGCGTATCGCGCTCCGAAACGATGATTTCAATGGAAGAAGCCCTCAACGACAAGCGTCGCCTGTTGCACACTGCATTCAGGGAACTTTAATCCATTGAGGAATAAAGAATGCACCCGCGCTTTGCATCATTAGTAAAGTGCGGGTGTATTTTTTTGCCTAAAAAATTGTCCGTGTAATATAAATGCCTTACTTTTGCAGGGTAAATTCAAATCATAACATTATGAGTCATCAACACGATATACAGCATTTTTACGATACAATTGCAGCGAAATACGACCTTATCTTTCCGCTATCGCCATCACATAAAGCCTTTTTTGATAGCGAACTCAGTGCGGGGCAACGCGTTCTCGACATAGGGGCTGCAACGGGAAGTCTTGCGGCTTATTTGCAGCATAAAGGCTTGGAAGTTACTGCTATCGACCTCAGTGAGAGCCTTATTGCCCAAGCTCGTGCTAAGGGTGTAGCCGTGCTCTATAAAGATATGCTCACCATTGGCGACTTGCCTCATACCTACGATGCGATGATTAATATAGGCAATACATTACCCCATCTAAATGGTCTTAGCACAGTGGAGCACTTTTTGCAGCAAG from Capnocytophaga haemolytica harbors:
- a CDS encoding class I SAM-dependent methyltransferase, whose protein sequence is MSHQHDIQHFYDTIAAKYDLIFPLSPSHKAFFDSELSAGQRVLDIGAATGSLAAYLQHKGLEVTAIDLSESLIAQARAKGVAVLYKDMLTIGDLPHTYDAMINIGNTLPHLNGLSTVEHFLQQAHSKLRIGGKLIVQVVNFALYLAQRKEDYLGDLPLIDKPEVRFERSYYLKDAQTIRFKAVLDSHLHAEEDLTIITCEQFTELLAKVGFAQVQHYGNFKKEPFDEKTSKALVVVGNK
- a CDS encoding Lrp/AsnC family transcriptional regulator gives rise to the protein MGRFKLDEIDHQILDMLIDNTRTPFTDIAKKLDISAGTVHVRVRKMEETGIIKGSTLTVDYDKLGYTFIAYVGLFLEKNHQAQFVLQRLEEIPYVTVAHVTTGRYNLFCKIRAKDTQHAKEIIYMISEIQGVSRSETMISMEEALNDKRRLLHTAFREL
- a CDS encoding M14 family zinc carboxypeptidase, with the protein product MNIDTYIKCNTLSGRYITQEMLTPVLEGYPFDEVLPLGQSVAGRPISLYRKGRGQTKLLLWSQMHGNESTTTKALFDVLMMLEGSPLLDRLSLYCIPILNPDGAMAYTRVNAAGVDLNRDALALTQPESRALRLAYDSVQPHWCFNLHDQRTIFSAGTGKHPATVSFLAPSYNEARALNPVRQSAMEVITAMWRKLSQHIPQQVGRFDDSFNLNCTGDRYTALGTPTILFEAGHYPEDYPREQTRQYVAMAMMEALQYITTNKVTGAHYEDYFSIPENAKCFFDVILRGDEGYNVGIMYREELKEAKITFVPYIAEVGVLQGKYGHKELPLNELLMHVPKDKKALEDAINWSALYIK